A stretch of the Sphingobacterium thalpophilum genome encodes the following:
- a CDS encoding ABC transporter permease, with protein sequence MHKILLIIQREYLSRVKKKSFIVMTFAVPLFFFALYAGMFYLTQKSFKDTHTNVFVIDEQGNFAAKLRSNKNVSYKKSTLDLQKQKLQLALGQGKQAILYIPKDILAAQQAELISNGKTSFVTQEVISGQLEEIIRDSIYRAKGIDINTIQSIKPKVTIDAREITADGEEKNSNTAIAMGIGVALAILVYLSLFLYGAQVMRGIIEEKSNRIIEVIISSVKPFQLMMGKIVGIGMVGLTQFTMWLVLTLGLFITATALFVNPQDVQAVASGQPGTGNLGTVSKAVGQNGPASLLSALQSFDFTEVIVFFFLFFIAGYLLYSAIFAAAGSAVDNETEANQFSMPITMPLLLTYILSFGVIINDPNGTIATWLSFIPFTSPIAMLVRIPFGVPLWQILTSLTLLVLTFLLITWVAARIYRVGILIYGKKASLKEIIKWFNYKH encoded by the coding sequence ATGCATAAAATATTACTTATCATCCAGCGCGAATATTTGTCACGTGTCAAAAAGAAGTCGTTCATCGTAATGACTTTCGCTGTCCCGCTTTTCTTTTTCGCATTATATGCAGGCATGTTTTATCTGACCCAAAAGAGCTTCAAGGACACACATACCAACGTTTTTGTTATCGATGAGCAGGGGAACTTCGCGGCTAAATTACGAAGCAACAAAAATGTCAGTTATAAAAAAAGTACACTGGATCTTCAGAAACAGAAACTACAGCTTGCACTTGGCCAAGGCAAACAGGCCATCCTCTATATTCCGAAAGACATTTTAGCCGCACAGCAGGCTGAATTGATCAGCAATGGCAAAACGAGTTTTGTGACCCAAGAAGTCATTAGTGGACAGCTGGAGGAAATCATCCGGGACAGTATATATAGAGCTAAAGGTATTGATATTAATACCATTCAGTCCATTAAACCCAAAGTTACGATCGATGCCAGGGAAATAACTGCAGATGGAGAGGAAAAGAACAGCAATACCGCCATTGCTATGGGAATTGGGGTGGCGTTGGCCATACTTGTCTACCTTTCTCTCTTCCTTTACGGCGCACAGGTAATGCGGGGTATCATTGAAGAAAAAAGTAACCGGATTATTGAAGTCATCATTTCCTCGGTAAAACCTTTTCAGCTCATGATGGGCAAAATTGTGGGTATAGGCATGGTCGGACTAACACAGTTCACCATGTGGCTCGTATTAACGCTAGGTCTGTTTATTACCGCGACAGCGTTGTTTGTCAATCCTCAGGATGTGCAGGCCGTCGCTTCCGGCCAGCCCGGTACGGGCAATCTCGGCACCGTTTCCAAAGCGGTCGGTCAGAATGGTCCTGCATCGCTCCTTTCCGCTTTACAAAGTTTCGACTTTACTGAAGTGATTGTGTTCTTCTTCCTGTTCTTTATCGCAGGTTACCTACTCTACAGCGCTATATTTGCTGCTGCAGGTTCGGCCGTTGACAATGAAACTGAAGCTAATCAATTCTCCATGCCGATCACTATGCCACTCCTGCTAACCTATATCTTGTCTTTTGGGGTCATCATTAACGACCCAAATGGCACCATCGCAACATGGCTGAGCTTCATCCCATTTACATCGCCGATCGCCATGCTTGTACGCATCCCGTTTGGCGTTCCGCTTTGGCAGATCCTGACGTCGCTGACTTTACTGGTACTCACGTTTTTATTAATCACTTGGGTAGCTGCACGTATCTATAGGGTCGGTATATTAATCTACGGTAAAAAAGCTAGCCTAAAAGAGATTATTAAATGGTTTAACTATAAACATTAG
- a CDS encoding ABC transporter ATP-binding protein: protein MLLEINHVTKDYASHRALDDVSMEIPQGKIFGLLGPNGAGKTSLIRIINQITGPDSGEIRFNGQPLGPQHIGQIGYLPEERGLYKKMKIGEQMCYLAQLKGLSRKEALRRIHDWCERLEITSWWNKKIEDLSKGMQQKVQFVATVIHQPQLIILDEPFSGFDPVNANTIKEQILRLNAEGATIIFSTHRMETVEELCDNIALIHRSKKILDGPVRAIKKNYSNRTYQLDFMPNSLNFDLVNEQLYEVIHSTQTESMHTASIQLKPDVSINHVLADLLPKVQLNQLIELVPSMADIFIQKVTQVSPLSQQHA from the coding sequence ATGTTACTTGAAATCAATCATGTTACGAAGGACTACGCCAGTCACCGCGCACTGGATGATGTATCCATGGAAATCCCTCAGGGTAAAATCTTTGGACTACTGGGACCAAATGGCGCGGGAAAGACTTCGCTGATACGTATCATCAACCAGATTACTGGGCCAGACTCCGGAGAAATCCGGTTTAATGGACAGCCCCTGGGACCACAGCACATTGGCCAAATTGGTTATCTACCTGAAGAACGCGGGCTGTACAAAAAAATGAAAATTGGCGAGCAGATGTGCTACCTCGCTCAGTTAAAAGGGCTTTCACGAAAAGAGGCGTTACGCAGGATCCACGACTGGTGCGAACGTCTGGAAATCACTTCGTGGTGGAACAAGAAAATCGAAGACCTCAGTAAGGGGATGCAACAGAAAGTGCAGTTTGTAGCCACAGTTATCCATCAACCTCAACTGATTATTTTGGACGAACCGTTTTCGGGGTTTGACCCGGTCAATGCCAATACCATCAAAGAGCAGATCCTCAGATTGAATGCCGAAGGTGCAACGATCATCTTCTCGACCCACCGGATGGAAACTGTTGAGGAGCTCTGCGACAATATTGCATTGATCCACCGTTCGAAAAAGATTTTAGACGGTCCAGTTCGTGCCATCAAAAAAAATTACAGCAACCGAACGTATCAGCTGGACTTCATGCCGAATAGCCTGAATTTTGATCTGGTCAACGAGCAGCTATACGAGGTAATCCATTCTACGCAAACAGAGAGCATGCATACAGCCAGTATTCAACTGAAGCCCGACGTTAGCATAAATCACGTACTCGCTGATTTGTTGCCAAAAGTGCAACTCAATCAGTTAATAGAACTGGTTCCCTCCATGGCGGACATTTTTATTCAGAAGGTTACCCAAGTTTCACCTCTATCCCAACAACATGCATAA
- the yihA gene encoding ribosome biogenesis GTP-binding protein YihA/YsxC, producing the protein MEVKKAEFVCSNTRVDKLPAPNLPEYAFIGRSNVGKSSLINAMTNKKGLAKTSQKPGKTQLINHFLIDDTWYLVDLPGYGFAKASKTSRNEWEKFIRRYLTLRENLQCVFVLVDSRHEPQKIDLDFCYWLGECGLPFMLVFTKADKQSAVKSDANIAKFKKSLLQWFEEVPPVFLTSAEKKTGHEPILETIDEVNKQFVHPESSSLG; encoded by the coding sequence ATGGAAGTAAAAAAAGCCGAATTTGTGTGTAGCAACACGAGAGTTGATAAATTGCCTGCGCCAAACTTACCGGAGTACGCCTTCATAGGGCGCTCAAATGTGGGGAAATCTTCTCTGATCAATGCGATGACAAACAAAAAGGGACTTGCCAAAACATCCCAGAAACCGGGTAAAACTCAACTGATCAACCATTTTTTGATCGATGATACTTGGTATCTGGTCGATTTGCCGGGCTATGGGTTTGCGAAAGCATCCAAAACAAGCCGCAATGAATGGGAAAAATTCATCCGCCGTTATCTTACACTCCGCGAAAATCTGCAATGTGTATTTGTGTTGGTTGATAGCCGCCATGAGCCGCAAAAGATAGATCTTGATTTCTGCTACTGGTTGGGCGAATGTGGTCTGCCGTTTATGCTGGTCTTCACCAAGGCTGACAAACAATCAGCGGTTAAATCCGATGCCAACATAGCGAAATTTAAAAAATCCCTGTTACAATGGTTTGAAGAGGTACCACCCGTTTTCCTCACTTCAGCAGAGAAAAAGACAGGACATGAACCCATTCTGGAAACGATTGACGAGGTTAATAAACAGTTTGTGCATCCGGAGAGTAGTTCCCTCGGGTAG
- a CDS encoding UbiA-like polyprenyltransferase codes for MKKYLSLVLFAHSVFALPFAFIGFFLALHTTDHTFSWKLLLMMILCMVTARNAAMAFNRYLDRDIDAINPRTAMRDIPAGRISAENALLFTIVNCLIFVGATYFINSLCFMLSPIALFVVLFYSYTKRITPLCHLVLGAGLGLAPIGAYMVITGQFATVPLLYGFAVLTWVSGFDIIYALQDEAFDRANNLNSIPVWLGTKGAMRVSELLHVLSFLFVLAPVFLMPVGWVYYLGVVFYATLLVYQHTLFSSTDLSRVNRDFMTTNGYASVIFAVFYLLDIWLIK; via the coding sequence ATGAAGAAATACCTATCGTTAGTTTTATTTGCACACAGTGTGTTTGCATTGCCTTTTGCGTTTATTGGATTCTTTTTGGCTTTACATACGACCGACCATACCTTCTCCTGGAAGCTTCTGCTAATGATGATCCTATGTATGGTAACCGCCCGGAATGCTGCTATGGCATTTAACCGTTATCTCGATAGGGACATTGATGCCATTAATCCCAGGACGGCCATGCGTGATATTCCTGCCGGCAGGATTTCTGCGGAAAATGCATTGTTGTTTACTATAGTCAATTGTCTGATTTTTGTTGGGGCCACCTATTTCATCAACTCATTGTGTTTTATGTTGTCACCGATAGCGCTCTTTGTCGTGCTTTTTTATTCTTATACCAAGCGGATTACTCCGCTTTGCCACTTGGTACTTGGTGCGGGCCTGGGCTTGGCTCCCATTGGAGCGTATATGGTGATCACCGGACAGTTTGCAACGGTACCCCTGCTGTACGGATTTGCAGTTTTGACCTGGGTGAGTGGCTTTGATATTATCTACGCGTTGCAGGACGAAGCCTTCGATCGGGCTAATAATCTCAATTCAATACCAGTTTGGCTGGGTACGAAAGGTGCTATGCGTGTTTCCGAATTGCTGCACGTGCTGTCCTTCTTGTTTGTGCTGGCACCGGTATTTTTGATGCCGGTGGGCTGGGTCTATTACCTCGGTGTCGTTTTCTATGCTACATTGCTAGTCTATCAGCACACGCTGTTTTCTTCAACAGATCTGAGCCGCGTAAATCGCGACTTTATGACCACGAATGGGTATGCTTCAGTGATTTTCGCCGTCTTTTACCTATTGGACATATGGCTCATCAAATAA
- a CDS encoding PNGase F N-terminal domain-containing protein, translated as MMKKNVLLFSVVCLSISSYAQSLTNYLVHYNQSFNGKTSANANAVLVYTNAENTYVSSEKDIKGELLPPYERLLVERAGRNVLLKIAKLKNGSLILTRDSTALVRQQFIPTLETKVILGYPCKKVETSINSNKIELWYTDKLGVKGAPGELGQNLGLVLEVVRNGNTRTYATRVERVKSIPEQLKLRGSEKNYDELSYKDLIWKSRFTRIPVFHKERIRFSDEVKSDSILRFANGTVIVKKVRVPQIKSSDNVFVQLVEQSKGDAYDRTGSVFIIPDNQTQSFLDGMKNGMATLPKYENGNGKAYRGVVRSHSFEPIVELMRFFTPFGIKQFNHLQLKDKMWQDSVLYRQDITELAGMLSDRDIYIGTFIGNYDKNGHEVSLELTIHPGFDGGAESPLRKAMSLFTTTNVMEMGGQEYGSMFDRDKGLTMSFHLDQDAKNVQLRYITTGHGGWGNGDEFVPKENRIFLDGTLQFKYTPWRNDCGSYRLFNPASGNFVTGLSSSDLSRSNWCPGTVTPPIYIDLGELKAGDHSIQVQIPQGAPEGTSFSSWNVTGTLLYDN; from the coding sequence ATGATGAAAAAAAATGTACTTTTATTTTCTGTTGTCTGTCTATCTATATCGTCGTATGCACAGTCGCTAACAAATTACCTTGTACATTACAATCAGAGCTTCAACGGGAAAACGTCAGCTAATGCCAATGCCGTGCTTGTTTACACCAACGCTGAAAATACTTACGTGAGTTCGGAGAAAGATATAAAAGGTGAATTATTACCCCCTTATGAACGGCTGCTTGTGGAGAGGGCTGGGAGGAATGTTTTGCTTAAAATCGCGAAGCTGAAAAATGGGAGCCTTATTTTGACACGGGATTCGACGGCACTTGTCCGACAGCAGTTTATCCCGACCCTTGAAACAAAGGTGATCCTTGGATATCCGTGTAAAAAAGTGGAGACAAGTATTAACTCCAACAAAATAGAGCTGTGGTATACAGATAAACTTGGTGTCAAGGGAGCTCCGGGCGAACTTGGCCAGAATTTGGGACTGGTACTCGAAGTTGTCCGCAATGGCAACACAAGGACCTACGCTACTCGAGTAGAACGTGTGAAGAGTATTCCTGAACAACTAAAATTAAGAGGCAGTGAGAAAAATTATGATGAACTGTCTTACAAAGACCTTATCTGGAAAAGTCGTTTCACGCGGATACCGGTTTTTCATAAGGAACGCATCCGTTTTTCGGATGAGGTCAAATCGGATTCCATCTTGCGTTTTGCCAATGGTACCGTAATCGTCAAAAAAGTCAGAGTTCCCCAAATTAAGTCTAGTGATAATGTCTTTGTGCAGTTAGTTGAGCAGTCTAAGGGTGATGCCTATGACCGCACAGGCTCTGTTTTTATCATTCCGGACAATCAGACTCAGAGCTTTTTAGATGGTATGAAAAATGGTATGGCTACCTTGCCAAAATATGAAAATGGAAACGGTAAGGCCTACCGAGGGGTAGTGCGTTCACATTCTTTTGAGCCCATAGTGGAATTGATGCGTTTCTTTACACCCTTCGGCATAAAACAATTTAACCACTTGCAATTAAAGGATAAGATGTGGCAGGACTCTGTACTTTACCGTCAAGATATCACTGAGCTTGCAGGGATGTTAAGTGATCGGGATATATATATCGGCACCTTTATCGGAAACTACGACAAAAATGGACATGAAGTGAGTCTGGAACTGACCATACATCCGGGCTTTGATGGCGGTGCGGAAAGCCCGCTCCGAAAAGCCATGTCGCTATTCACAACAACCAATGTTATGGAAATGGGGGGGCAGGAGTACGGATCTATGTTTGACCGTGATAAAGGTCTGACAATGTCCTTTCATCTGGATCAGGACGCAAAAAATGTTCAGTTGCGTTATATCACCACGGGCCATGGCGGCTGGGGAAATGGCGACGAATTCGTGCCCAAAGAAAACCGGATTTTTTTGGATGGCACCTTGCAGTTTAAATATACTCCATGGCGCAATGACTGCGGTTCATACCGTCTCTTTAATCCAGCTTCGGGAAATTTTGTCACGGGTTTATCCTCTTCAGATTTAAGCCGTTCCAATTGGTGTCCCGGAACAGTCACGCCACCCATTTATATTGATTTGGGTGAATTAAAGGCGGGTGACCACAGCATACAGGTGCAAATACCTCAAGGTGCACCGGAAGGAACAAGCTTTAGCAGCTGGAATGTTACCGGTACATTATTGTACGATAATTAA
- a CDS encoding Lrp/AsnC family transcriptional regulator: MELDGIDLKLLRLLQQDASLSNKELSFELNKSIAAVHERVKKLKRLGYIKKTVAILDRHKIGIGLISFSQVFLKAHTFEVLNEFEKEVAKFPEVMECYQMAGSYDFMLRIATKDMDAYHIFLRHKLAVLPQVNTVQTYFVLSETKSETAYPL; encoded by the coding sequence ATGGAACTCGATGGTATTGATTTGAAGCTATTACGTCTGCTTCAGCAGGATGCCTCCCTGAGCAATAAAGAACTTTCTTTCGAACTCAACAAGTCAATCGCGGCGGTACACGAACGCGTCAAAAAACTAAAAAGATTGGGATATATCAAAAAGACCGTTGCGATACTCGACCGGCACAAGATTGGCATTGGGCTGATTTCCTTCTCACAGGTATTCTTAAAGGCCCATACTTTTGAAGTACTGAATGAATTTGAAAAGGAAGTCGCCAAGTTCCCAGAAGTAATGGAGTGTTATCAAATGGCAGGTTCCTATGACTTTATGCTGCGTATTGCGACAAAAGATATGGATGCCTACCATATTTTTCTTCGGCACAAATTGGCCGTACTACCACAGGTAAATACGGTACAGACATACTTTGTCTTGTCGGAGACCAAAAGCGAGACTGCATATCCCTTATAG
- a CDS encoding PLP-dependent cysteine synthase family protein, translating into MAEQELLSACLSPALDKRFKHLWRLVGNTPMLELQYTYKGHLGRIFVKCENYNLTGSIKDRMALYILYKAYMNCQIKPTDLVIEATSGNTGIAFSAIGKALGHQVKIIMPNWLSKERTDIIRSMGADIQLISKEEGGFLGSIRLSEELATQGGVFLPRQFENQYNAEAHEKTTGYEITRQLADQGLVADAFVAGVGTGGTVMGVGRSLRKVNPKVRIHPLEPAESPTLSTGHKVGSHRIQGISDEFIPAIVNLDELDAVVCANDGDAILMAQKLSRQLGLAVGISSGANVIGAVKLQQELGPEAVVVTLLCDDNKKYLSTDLVREEPVRAGYLSTDLDFVGFQPICRLADPVFGA; encoded by the coding sequence ATGGCTGAACAAGAATTATTGAGTGCATGTTTATCGCCTGCCTTGGACAAGAGGTTTAAGCATTTATGGCGATTGGTTGGAAATACACCCATGCTGGAGTTACAATACACCTACAAAGGTCATCTGGGCCGGATTTTCGTGAAATGTGAGAACTATAACTTAACAGGTAGCATCAAGGATAGAATGGCCTTGTACATCTTGTACAAAGCATACATGAATTGTCAGATTAAGCCGACAGACCTCGTCATTGAGGCGACTAGCGGCAATACAGGGATCGCTTTTTCAGCCATCGGCAAAGCTCTTGGGCACCAGGTCAAGATAATCATGCCGAATTGGTTGAGCAAAGAACGTACCGATATTATCCGTAGTATGGGCGCTGACATACAGCTGATCAGCAAGGAAGAGGGGGGATTTTTGGGGAGCATCCGTCTCAGTGAGGAGCTTGCGACCCAAGGTGGAGTTTTTCTTCCGAGACAGTTTGAAAACCAATATAATGCTGAGGCACACGAGAAAACTACAGGATATGAGATCACCAGACAGTTAGCCGATCAGGGCTTGGTAGCCGATGCTTTTGTCGCAGGTGTTGGAACAGGCGGTACAGTGATGGGCGTCGGACGCAGCTTACGTAAGGTCAATCCAAAGGTGCGTATCCACCCGTTAGAACCAGCCGAAAGCCCTACCTTGTCTACAGGACATAAAGTGGGGTCGCATCGGATACAAGGTATATCGGACGAATTTATCCCAGCTATTGTAAATTTAGATGAACTTGATGCGGTGGTATGTGCCAATGATGGTGATGCCATTCTGATGGCTCAGAAATTATCGCGGCAGCTAGGGCTTGCCGTGGGCATTTCCTCGGGCGCAAACGTCATAGGAGCAGTTAAACTGCAGCAAGAGCTAGGACCTGAAGCAGTAGTCGTCACCCTACTCTGTGACGATAATAAAAAGTATTTAAGTACAGACTTGGTCAGGGAGGAGCCGGTACGAGCCGGATACCTTTCCACGGATCTTGATTTTGTGGGCTTTCAGCCAATTTGCAGATTGGCTGATCCGGTTTTTGGCGCATAA